The Bacillus xiapuensis genome window below encodes:
- a CDS encoding phosphodiester glycosidase family protein encodes MQLRRKYAVLLLAFVLSWQTLGMPLAGTEPSAHAEIGEQNTLGTIIDEWTRTIAPGVTETSLMLDGTAGRQSAFVMDIDPSNPNIHLQAGMPNKSEFGMQTVRQQASHVSKPGHIIEIGAVNADFYNMSNGIPLGAVIQDGRVLKPGTSESFGIKASGEGIIGYPNPSLSFKTAGAQQAIDGINMPRRANQLIAYTADQQTTKTDSNGTEVLVEGITEDIRHIGQASGRVAKVIHNEGNQPIREGEIVLSGSGAAADFLDTLTPGESIELRTSVAKGWEDVEQALGGNILLMKNGTKTPIQENSFTAAKAPRTAVGIREDSSIFFVVIDGRQPGYAEGITIFELQNVMHELGAKDALNLDGGGSSTFASRTPGEAALSVKNIPSDGKERPVANSFFVVSTAKESALSQLAVQPDHTLMLAGSTKSFTAKGMDSGYNPVKLETEPEWSVNDRSLGTMDENGQFTAGSVSASGRITADANGAKGDASIAVTDQLSELKLSQQALTVKRGEKVQLKASAFLKGRAVHANADDFRWKASGNIGSIDRHGVFQAADQMVSGTITVQYGGVSDTMDVQVGKLPVVLETFEEGLDQWTSSGARYNSATIRQTTYPEPARFGNHALQLDYDFTGTIGTSGAYAHTKEDIEIEGYPEKIGMWVYGDGAGHWLRAQMRDSNGNAFALDFTPAMDWKGWKYVEAAVPAGKATPLKLDLAVRLMETKNDNKNAGTIYIDNIRAVYGETNDDLLNPELSQEFPSNHEVLATNELKIAVTAKDNEGGTGINPKRTYLELDGKKVDAVFDEKTGVLSYVPEEPLLDGYHQVKAVTQDRFGNESEKTWQFEIDSGHAGVKPVFTENAYVGSPYPIQLTGSQLQNVSRLKLEYAFDPKQLNAEPALQLNEAIPASHIVRNEIDADGRVYLEIKDLHTIPRIDRIEEIGVIPLETAMDAKDGLTVEFVEGQLQLTGKQAPISVFMPSIQANVKAHLSMDIDRASVGFPSKIKVKNEAGDPVKDATIQVVPAGKDLAKVKAKEVNMYAEADSSSKVIVKLAKHDYAVVLEKKGGWLLVKRGGQTGWIRASQATVEPWQLGTTDRKGEVKTDKLALVPGELIIQASKGSHYSYQTKVQVLKHLGTHKPERTNITFAGKEKAMNITWTTSPATTASIVELVPSDQYTRTGFSGKKVRRIKGHSEPHPFDAGEIQVHYAAISGLKAKEAYTYRVGDGTEQGWSKPAEFTAAAKQEEAFSFILMGDTQAPPDQTENGFGIFTELLKQSKKDDPDAAFMMHVGDMIDDGNLYSHWNAFFESMKEQNLAASTPIVPAVGNHENIGNGVETYKKLFRMPQNGPEEFKGTVYSFDYGSAHFAVLNTETTKEGLKTQARWLKEDMARSKKQWKIVVFHRAPYYSNPQGGSGSVREVLPEAIDEAGIDLVISGHDHAYVRTFPLKNGKKAADGTTYIIAGSTGKKFYPATPQSYMDQYFDEKTQVYTNVAISSRGIRLFAKARDGRIIDDFTISK; translated from the coding sequence ATGCAGTTACGCCGAAAGTATGCCGTTCTGTTATTGGCGTTTGTTCTCAGCTGGCAGACGCTTGGGATGCCGCTTGCCGGCACAGAACCATCCGCTCATGCGGAGATCGGTGAGCAGAATACGCTTGGTACAATTATAGATGAATGGACGAGAACGATTGCGCCCGGAGTAACGGAGACGAGCTTAATGCTGGACGGGACGGCGGGACGGCAAAGCGCATTTGTCATGGACATTGACCCGTCCAATCCCAACATCCATTTGCAGGCGGGCATGCCGAATAAGAGTGAATTTGGCATGCAAACCGTGCGCCAGCAAGCGAGCCATGTTTCCAAACCGGGACATATTATAGAAATCGGCGCTGTCAATGCCGATTTCTATAATATGTCCAATGGCATTCCGCTCGGGGCAGTCATCCAGGACGGCCGCGTGCTGAAGCCTGGAACTTCAGAATCTTTCGGCATTAAGGCCAGCGGTGAGGGAATCATTGGCTATCCGAATCCTTCCCTTTCATTTAAAACAGCAGGTGCGCAGCAAGCGATTGACGGCATCAACATGCCGCGCCGCGCGAACCAGCTGATCGCCTACACAGCCGATCAGCAAACGACCAAAACCGACTCTAACGGAACAGAGGTTCTTGTAGAAGGTATAACAGAAGACATCCGGCATATCGGCCAGGCAAGCGGCCGAGTAGCAAAAGTGATACATAATGAAGGAAACCAGCCGATCCGGGAAGGAGAAATCGTTCTGTCAGGCAGCGGTGCAGCAGCGGACTTTCTTGATACGCTTACCCCTGGCGAGTCCATTGAACTCCGAACGAGCGTAGCTAAAGGTTGGGAGGATGTCGAGCAGGCGCTCGGCGGCAACATCCTTCTCATGAAGAACGGAACTAAAACACCGATTCAGGAAAACAGCTTCACTGCGGCTAAAGCTCCGCGGACAGCGGTTGGCATTCGGGAAGACAGCAGCATTTTCTTCGTTGTCATAGACGGACGCCAGCCCGGGTACGCGGAAGGCATCACGATTTTCGAACTTCAAAATGTCATGCATGAACTCGGCGCTAAGGATGCGCTGAACCTAGACGGCGGCGGCTCCTCGACCTTTGCCAGCCGCACTCCGGGAGAGGCCGCGCTCTCTGTAAAAAACATCCCTTCAGACGGCAAAGAGCGGCCGGTGGCCAACTCTTTCTTCGTTGTTTCAACAGCCAAAGAAAGCGCACTGAGTCAGCTAGCCGTTCAGCCTGATCACACCCTGATGCTCGCCGGCAGCACGAAATCCTTCACAGCTAAAGGAATGGACAGCGGGTACAATCCGGTCAAACTGGAGACGGAGCCTGAATGGTCAGTGAATGACCGGTCTTTAGGCACCATGGACGAGAACGGGCAATTCACAGCGGGCAGCGTCTCCGCTAGCGGACGAATTACAGCCGATGCCAACGGTGCCAAAGGCGATGCCAGCATCGCCGTGACGGATCAATTATCCGAGCTGAAGCTTTCACAGCAAGCACTGACGGTCAAAAGAGGAGAAAAGGTTCAGCTGAAAGCATCCGCCTTCTTGAAGGGAAGAGCCGTGCATGCCAATGCTGATGACTTCCGATGGAAAGCAAGCGGCAATATCGGCTCAATCGACCGCCATGGCGTTTTCCAAGCGGCTGATCAAATGGTCAGCGGCACGATCACGGTGCAATACGGCGGCGTATCGGATACCATGGATGTCCAAGTCGGCAAGCTGCCCGTGGTTCTGGAAACATTTGAAGAGGGCCTTGACCAGTGGACCTCAAGCGGGGCCCGCTACAACTCCGCAACCATTCGCCAAACCACTTATCCCGAGCCGGCACGCTTCGGCAATCACGCGCTTCAGCTCGATTATGACTTCACCGGAACGATCGGCACTTCAGGCGCTTACGCTCACACGAAGGAAGATATTGAAATAGAAGGATACCCTGAAAAAATCGGCATGTGGGTATATGGAGACGGCGCAGGCCACTGGCTGCGGGCACAAATGCGGGACAGCAACGGCAATGCCTTTGCGCTCGATTTCACCCCGGCCATGGACTGGAAGGGATGGAAGTACGTGGAGGCTGCTGTTCCAGCCGGAAAAGCGACACCGCTTAAACTTGATCTTGCTGTCCGGCTGATGGAAACAAAGAACGATAATAAGAATGCTGGAACTATCTACATCGACAATATTCGTGCCGTCTACGGAGAAACGAACGATGATTTACTGAACCCGGAGCTCTCACAGGAATTTCCATCGAATCATGAAGTCCTTGCCACAAATGAACTGAAAATTGCCGTTACCGCCAAGGATAATGAAGGCGGAACAGGGATCAACCCCAAACGGACCTATTTGGAGCTGGACGGGAAGAAGGTCGACGCCGTCTTTGACGAAAAAACAGGCGTCCTCTCTTACGTGCCTGAAGAGCCCTTGCTTGACGGGTATCATCAAGTCAAAGCCGTTACCCAAGACCGCTTCGGCAATGAAAGCGAGAAAACATGGCAATTTGAAATCGACAGCGGCCATGCCGGTGTAAAACCCGTATTTACAGAAAACGCCTACGTCGGCAGTCCGTATCCGATACAGCTCACCGGCAGCCAGCTTCAGAACGTCAGCCGCCTAAAGCTGGAGTATGCCTTCGATCCAAAACAGCTTAACGCCGAACCGGCTCTTCAATTGAATGAAGCCATCCCTGCCTCTCACATCGTTCGAAATGAAATCGATGCCGATGGCCGTGTCTATTTAGAAATAAAAGATTTACACACCATCCCCCGGATTGACCGCATCGAAGAAATCGGCGTGATTCCATTGGAAACAGCGATGGATGCCAAGGATGGCCTGACCGTTGAATTCGTGGAAGGGCAGCTGCAGCTCACTGGGAAGCAAGCGCCTATATCGGTGTTCATGCCATCCATTCAAGCGAATGTAAAGGCTCATTTATCCATGGATATTGACCGCGCGTCGGTCGGATTCCCTTCCAAGATCAAGGTGAAAAATGAGGCAGGTGATCCAGTCAAAGACGCCACCATACAAGTCGTCCCGGCCGGCAAGGACTTAGCTAAAGTGAAGGCAAAAGAAGTGAACATGTACGCCGAAGCCGATTCATCAAGCAAGGTGATCGTCAAGCTGGCCAAGCATGATTATGCGGTCGTCCTCGAGAAAAAGGGCGGATGGCTCTTAGTGAAACGGGGCGGCCAAACGGGCTGGATCAGAGCCAGTCAAGCGACGGTTGAACCTTGGCAGCTCGGAACAACCGACCGCAAAGGAGAAGTGAAAACGGACAAGCTTGCCCTTGTACCGGGGGAGCTCATCATCCAGGCAAGCAAAGGCTCTCACTATAGTTACCAAACGAAGGTCCAGGTACTCAAGCACTTAGGAACGCACAAACCGGAGCGGACGAATATCACTTTTGCCGGCAAAGAGAAGGCCATGAACATCACCTGGACTACTTCGCCTGCAACGACTGCCTCCATCGTAGAACTCGTTCCGTCGGATCAATACACACGCACAGGTTTCTCCGGAAAAAAAGTACGCCGCATCAAAGGGCATAGCGAGCCGCATCCCTTCGATGCTGGTGAAATCCAAGTCCACTATGCCGCGATCAGCGGACTGAAAGCAAAGGAAGCTTACACTTACCGAGTAGGAGATGGGACGGAGCAAGGCTGGAGCAAGCCGGCCGAGTTCACAGCCGCCGCCAAGCAGGAAGAAGCCTTCAGCTTTATCTTGATGGGGGACACGCAGGCACCGCCGGACCAAACGGAAAATGGCTTCGGCATTTTCACAGAGCTGCTTAAGCAATCGAAAAAAGACGACCCTGATGCCGCTTTTATGATGCACGTAGGCGATATGATTGATGACGGCAATCTCTATTCGCATTGGAATGCCTTCTTTGAATCAATGAAGGAGCAAAATCTTGCCGCCTCCACGCCTATCGTTCCCGCAGTCGGCAACCATGAAAACATCGGAAACGGCGTAGAGACTTATAAAAAACTGTTCCGCATGCCGCAAAACGGGCCAGAGGAATTCAAGGGAACGGTTTATTCCTTCGACTATGGCAGCGCGCACTTCGCCGTTCTGAACACCGAAACGACAAAAGAAGGGCTGAAAACCCAAGCCCGCTGGCTGAAAGAAGATATGGCCCGCTCGAAAAAACAATGGAAAATCGTCGTCTTTCACCGGGCCCCTTATTATTCCAACCCGCAAGGCGGCAGCGGCAGCGTCCGCGAAGTGCTTCCGGAAGCGATTGATGAAGCTGGCATTGATTTAGTTATCTCCGGACATGATCATGCTTACGTCCGCACCTTTCCGCTGAAAAACGGGAAAAAAGCGGCAGATGGCACAACCTACATCATCGCCGGATCAACCGGAAAGAAGTTTTATCCAGCTACACCTCAGAGCTACATGGATCAATACTTTGACGAGAAAACTCAAGTCTACACAAACGTAGCAATTAGCAGCCGGGGCATTCGTCTGTTCGCCAAAGCACGCGACGGCCGCATCATTGATGACTTCACCATTTCTAAATAA